CATCAGGCGCGTTTTCCGCGCCGCAATGCCCAGGAGACAACGCCATGCTTGCCAGAAGACCCATCCTCGCGCTCGCCCTCACCTTGCTCGCAGGTGCGATGCCGGCCTTTGCCAACACGTTCCCGACACAGCCCGTGCGCTTCATCGTGCCGTTCCCGCCCGGCGGTTCCGCCGACGCGCTCACGCGCATGCTTGCCCAGCGGATGCAGGCCGCGTGGGGCCAGGCGGTGGTTGTCGAGAACAAACCCGGCGGCACGGTGATCGGGACCGACCTCGTCGCGAAGGCGGCGCCCGACGGGCATACGATCGCGCTCGTGATCCCATCGCTCGCGGTGAACCCGAGCATCATGGCGCAACTGCCGTATGACACGGTGAAGGATCTTGCCGGCGTGACGCTGATCAGCACGCTGCCGATCGCGCTCTTTGCCACACCCAGCCTGCCCGTGAACAACGTTGCGGAACTCGTCGCCTATGCGAAGAAGAACCCGAAGACGCTGAGCTACGGCTCGGCGAGACTCGGTTCGACGTCGCACCTCGCCGGCCTGATGCTGAACCAGCTGG
The nucleotide sequence above comes from Candidatus Hydrogenedentota bacterium. Encoded proteins:
- a CDS encoding tripartite tricarboxylate transporter substrate binding protein, yielding MPAFANTFPTQPVRFIVPFPPGGSADALTRMLAQRMQAAWGQAVVVENKPGGTVIGTDLVAKAAPDGHTIALVIPSLAVNPSIMAQLPYDTVKDLAGVTLISTLPIALFATPSLPVNNVAELVAYAKKNPKTLSYGSARLGSTSHLAGLMLNQLAGVDLVHVPYKGSAPAQQDLIGGRLTLLFDSFISQLPMVQAGRVKLVAPAGPRRLPGFPDAAPIGDTVKGFNVESYFGVIAPRATPPAVLAQIHQAIKKAMEDPAVSSWMATQGMVPAASTPAQFDAFIQADMKKWAAVVKSLGGKIA